The following DNA comes from Nocardioides panzhihuensis.
GCGGCGCCTGGGATCTCGCGCTGATCGCCGAGGGCCATGCGCTGGTGCGTGAACGGCTCGCCGTCGTCGCGAACGGCGGTCCACGACCAGGGCGCTACCAGATCCTGGCCGCCATCAACGCCGTCCACACCTCGGTGAGAGATGCCCGTGACACCGACTGGTCCCAGATCGTCGCGCTCTATGACCAGATGCTCCGCGTCGACGCCTCGCCGATCGTCCGGCTCAACCGCGCGATCGCGATCGCGGAGCTGGACGGCCCCGAGGTCGCGCTCGCCGAGATCGACCGGCACCTGGGACCCAGCCTGGACGAATACCACGCCCTGCACGCCACCAGGGCCGACCTGCTGCGCCGGCTGGGCCGCAGCGGAGAGTCCCGCGCGGCGTACGACCGGGCTCTCGAGCTCGCCGAGAACTCCGCCGAGGTGGCGCTGCTGACCAGGCGCAGGGATCAGCTCGGACCCAGCTGAACGCAAGAGAGGCGGTCACCCGGATCGCCGAGTAGACGAGGAGACGAAACCGAATGCCCGAGTTCATGATCGCTTTCAACGACGAATGGGTCTCCGAGCACACGATGGACCAGCTGCGCACGAAGCGCGATGCGTCCCTGGCGGTGCTCGACGAGATGAAGGCCGCTGGGATCTTCCTCTACAGCAACGGCGGGATCGACGCCTCGACCGCCATCTTCAGCGTCGAGGCCGACAACGGCGAGCCGGTCTTCACCGACGGCCCGTATGTCGAGACCAAGGAGCACCTCGGCGGCTTCTGCGTCATCGACGTCCCCGACGAGGCCGCGGCCCGCTACTGGGCTGGCCGGTTGGCCGTCGCGCTCGACTGGCCGCAGGAGGTCCACCGGTTCCCGGAGATGTTCAGCTGGGAGTGAGCCCTGCGCCTGGAACGCTTCGCTGGATCTCGGCGGCGAAGCGTTCCAGGTCGTGGCAGGCTAGCCGCATGAGTACGCCTGAGCCGCTTGCCCTGCCCGAGACCGACGCCGCGGAGGGCTGGGTCAAGGAGCGTACGTCGACGACGCTGGCTCACGTGCGGGAGCTGGCCGAGCAGCTGCGGACTGCGCCGCCGAGCCAGGCGATCGAGGTGCTGAAGGCCTGGGACCAGCTCTCCCTCGAGCTCGGCTCTCTCGCCGGGCTGGCCGGTCTGCTCTCCAACGTGCACCCCGTCGAGGCGGTCCGCACCGCCTGCGAGGACACCGAGGTCGAGGTCGACCGCCTGCGCACCGAGCTCACCCAGGACAAAGCGCTCTACGACGTCTTCGCCCAGCTGTCGGCACAGTTCTCCGCCGGCCAGACCGACGCGCTCGACCCGCTCGCCGCCAGGCTCCTGGAGAAGACCTTGCAGGACTTCACCCGCGCGGGCGTCGACCGCGACGACGCCACCCGTGCCCGGCTCACCGAGATCAACGAACGGCTCACCGAGCTCAGCCTCGAGTTCTCCCGCGTGACCAGGGACGACGTACGCATCACCACAGCCACGTCCGAACAGCTGGACGGGATGCCCGCCGACTGGCTGGAGGCGCACCCGGTCAACGACAAGGGGCTCGTCGAGATCACCACCGACTATCCGGACGCCCTCCCGGCGCGGATGTTCGCGAAGGACCCCTCGGTCCGTCGCGCCGTCACTGTCGCAGGCCTCGAGCGCGGCTGGCCGCACAACGACAAGGTCTTGAAGGAGATGTTCGAGCTGCGCCACGAGCTGGCCACCTCGGTCGGTTACGACGACTGGCCAGCCTTCGACGCCGCAGTGAAGATGATCGGCGACGGACCGGCGATCCCGGAGTTCATCGACAAGATCGCCGGCGCCTCCGAGGGGCGGATGAAGCGTGACCTCGAGGTGCTCCTCGACCGCTACAACCGGGACGTCCCGGGAGCCAGTGCCGTCTCGTCGGCCGACGTCCTCTTCTACGAGGAGCTGGTGCGCCAGGAGAAGTACGACGTCGACAGCCAGGTGGTGCGTACGTTCTTCGACTTCGCGAAAGTGCACCAGGGGCTGCTGGACGTCACCGGACGCCTCTTCGGGCTGCGCTATGAACCGGTCTCCGACGTCGTCACCTGGCACGAGGACGTCAGCGTCTTCGACGTCTTTTTGCAGGACAGCAACGAGCGCCTCGGCCGGATCTATCTCGACCTCCACCCCCGCGAGGGCAAGTACAAGCACGCCGCGCAGTTCGACCTCGCCCCCGGCGTGAACGGCCGGCAGTTGCCCGAGGGCGTGCTGGTCTGCAACTTCTCCCGCGGACTGATGGAGCACGACCACGTCGTGACCCTCTTCCACGAGTTCGGCCACCTGATCCACCACGTCCTCGGTGGGCAGGGCGAGTGGGCGCGGTTCTCCGGGGTCGCGACGGAGTGGGACTTCGTCGAGGCGCCCAGCCAGATGCTCGAGGAGTGGGCCTGGGACGCGGACGTGCTGCGGACCTTCGCCACCGACGAGACCGGCGAGCCGATCCCGGCCGACCTGGTCGGGCGGATGCGGGCGGCCGACGACTTCGGCAAGGGCTACCACGCCCGGCAGCAGATGTTCTACGCCGCGATCTCCTACTGGTTCCACAAGGAGCAGCCCGACGACCTGACCAGGCGTCTCCAGGAGCTCCAGGCGGCGTACTCGCCCTATCCCTATATCGAGGGCACCCACTTCTTCGCCAACTTCGGACACCTGGGCGGCTACTCCTCGGCCTACTACACCTATATGTGGTCGCTGGTGATCGCCAAGGACCTGTTCAGCGCCTTCGACCGGGACAACCTGTTCGACCCCGAGGTGGCCGGTCGATACCGCGACCTGGTGCTCGCCCGCGGGGGCGAGAAGGACGCCGCCGACTTGGTCGCCGACTTCCTTGGACGACCGTATTCCTTCGATGCGTACGCGGCCTGGTTGGTCTCTTAGGCAACGTTTCGCCGCGTTCGACGCAGGCGCCGCGAGATTGTAAATGATTTGCTTATTTGCGTCTGATGGAGCGCCAGACTTGCGTCGGCGTCACATCTGGACGAACGTCTCTGGAAGCAGAGGTGCCTGTTGCGTGCATCACTCGGGCTGCTCGTCGATCTCAGGCACCTTCTCCGAACCCTATTGAGGGGAGAGACAAATGGATGCCGTGAAAGACATCGACTGGGTGAGTCTCGGTGGCAAGGTGGCCGCCGCGATTGTCATCCTCCTGGTCACCTGGATCATCGCGAAGATCGTCGCGTGGGCGTTCGCGAAGCTGACCTCGAAGATCCCGTTCCTCCAGAAGGCTGGAAGCGACGGGGACACCATCGGCAAGAGCCTCGGCTCCGTGGCCGCGCTATTGGTGTGGCTCTTCGGTCTGATCGCACTGCTCGACCTGTTCCAGCTCACCGCTGTGCTGGACCCGATCAAGAGCCTGCTCGACGGCGTGCTGGGCTTCCTGCCCAACCTGATCGGCGCGGTCTTCGTCTTCATCATCGGTGCGCTCGTCGCCAAGGTCGTCCGTCAGCTCGTCGAGACCGCGCTCGGTGCGGTCCCGTTCGACAAGTGGCTCGGCAGCGGCAGCAAGCTCTCCGGCCAGGTTGACAAGACGGTCGGCGTGAACGCCGCCGCGGACCCGCGCGACGCGTCGGCTCCGCAGTCGGGCGCAGCCGCGCAGATCGTTAAGGTCATCGGTCTCGTGCTCTACGCGATCATCATGATCGTGGTGGCCATCGCTGCTCTGCAGATTCTCGGGATCAGCTCGATCTCGCGGCCTGCCGAGCTCATGCTCGCCATGATCCTCGCCGCGATCCCGAAGATCATCGCTGCCGCGATCCTGCTCGGTATCGGTGTGGTCATCGCCCGCTTCGCCGCCGACGTCCTCGGTCAGATCATCGACGGGCTCGGCTTCGACCGGGCGCTCCACTCCATGGACGTGCTGCCGCAGGGTCAGAGCGCGACCCCGATCGTCACCAAGGTGATCCAGATCGGCATCGTGCTCTTCTTCGCCGTGATGGCGGCGCAGATGCTGGAGTTCCCGCAGATCACGAGGTTCATCGCCGAGGTTCTCGAGCTCGGTGGACGGGTCGTCTTCGGCGGCGCGATCATCGCTGCCGGTGTCCTGATCGCCTCGGTGCTCGCGAAGATCGTGCCGGGATCGGTCTCGCAGATCCTGAAGTACGCCACGATCGTGCTGTTCGTCGCGATCGGCCTGAGCTTCATGGGTCTGGCCGACTCCATCATCAACCTCGGCTTCGGTGCCGTGGTCGTCGGTGGCGCCGCCGCCGCGGCGCTCGCCTTCGGCCTGGGTGGTCGCGACGCTGCTGCCAAGCAGCTGGAGCGGCTCCAGTCCAGCGGTGGCGGGAGCTCGTCGACCAGCCCGACGACGCCGACGACCCCGCCGACGACTCCACCGCCGCCCCAGACGCCCGGCGTCTGATCGCAGCGAGGACCGTCAGGGTCTGACTCAGGGAGCCCCCGGCCCGTACTTCGGTGCAGCCGGGGGCTCTCTTCTATTTGCCTTGAACGACGGCGAGGAGCGGCGTAAGATCACGATATATCGCGAAGGAACGCGACCTAGTCTTCTGAGAGAGAGAACCCAATGACGTACAACAACAGCAACCCTTGGGGTGAGTGGATCGACCAGATGGGTCGAGAGTTCGGCAAGGGCGGCGGCCCACGCCGCTCACATGGCTGGCAGGGTGGCCCTGGTTGGGGCGGAGCAGGATGGGGCGGCCCCCAGGGCCGCGGTCGGGGACCCGCCGGCCCGCCGCCGTGGATCACGGCGCTGCTCGGCTTCGACAACCAGCCCCCGCAGCGGCCCGGCCCCCGCGTCCGTCGAGGCGACGTACGCTCCGCGATCATCTACGTGATGGCCGAGGCGGCCGAGCAGGCCCAGGTGATCAACGGCTACCAGGTGATCCAGCAGATCTCCGAGCGCAGCTCGGGTGAGTGGCGCCCGAGCCCCGGCTCGGTCTACCCGACCATCCAGCAGCTCGAGGACGAGGGCCTTGTCGAGTCCGACGACGAGCACGGTCGCCGGGCGATCCGGCTCACCGCCACCGGCAAGACCTACGCCGCCGAGCACCGCGACGAGCTGGCCGCCGTGTGGAAGCCGTTCGACAAGGCCGTGGACAACGCTCGCGAGCAGAGCCGTGGCGGTCGTGGCGGGCAGGGGATGGGCGACCTCGCCGGCTTCGGGATCCTCGGCGGCGAGCTCGCCCAGGTGCTCCCGGCCGTGTGGCAGCTCGCCACCTCCGGCACCGACCCGCAGCGCCAGGCTGCAGCGGACATCCTCGCCGACACCCGGCGCAAGCTCTACGGCCTCCTGGCCGCCGGCGACGACGAGACCGTACCCAGTGAGGGCAGAGTGACAGCCGAGCAGATCGACGAGGTCGAGGAGACCGACGACGGCGAGCCCGGCTCCGCGCCCAAGGCCTGACCCACCGAGTCGGCGCATCTGTCCCAGCAACTTGGGACCGATGCGCCGACTCGACGCGATTTCGCGGGACATTCACGCCCGCGCGGCGCGTACTGTGCCTGGGGTGAGCGAGATCCTGATCAACGTGCGCGGATCGCACAGCGTCGAAGTGCCGCCGGAGGTCGGGGTGGTGCACGCGGAGGTGCGGTTCGCCGGGGCCTCGCCGGAGGTCGTGATGGATCGGCTACGGCAGGGGGTGGCGAGGGTGCGCGAGAGGCTGCAGCGGCTCGAGAGCGACGGCGTCGTCGGCCGATTCGTCATCCAGCAGGCGCGCACGTCTGTCGACCGGGATGGTCCCAAGGGCCGCGATCGAATGGCGGTGGTGCATCGCGCCACGGTCTGGTTCCGGGCGGAGTTCGTCGACTTCGAGGAGCTGGGCGCGTGGGTCGGCCGGAGCGCCACCGAGGAGGGCGTCCAGGTGCGCGAGGTGTCCTGGCGGCTGACCAAGGAGAGCCAGCTGAACGCCGAGCGTGGCGTACGCCAGGAGGCGGTCCGCCAGGCCAAGGTGCGCGCGCAGGACTACGCGGACGCGCTCGACCTCGGTCCGGTCTCCGTGCGCAGCATCAACGATGTCGGCTTCCACCAGGACGTCGCGTACGCCTCGATGGCCGTCGGCCCAGAGATGGATCTGGCGCCAGATCTGGCCTTCGACCCCGACGACATCACGGTCCACGCCGAGGTGGAGGCGGCGTTCGCGGTCGGTTCCTAGCCGACCCGCTCAGAGCGCGTCGAGGTGTTCGGCAATGTGGCGGTGGCCGACGGTCTCATGGCCGACGATGGTGACGACCGGCGCCAGGACGACGACGACGAGACACCAGGCCACCGGCACGCCCGCGATCGCCATCACGACGCTGGCGACCAGCACGGCCGCGGTGAGGCCGATCAGCAGCAGGTGGAACGGGTCGACGACGCGCATGAACAGGGTGTAGAGGAGATAGAGGACCAGGGCGTACGACCCGACGGGAATCGCGACGGCGAGGACCGTGCCGACCTCGCTGAGCTCGGAGTGGTGCTCGAGCAGGTAGGCGGCCACGTGCAGGCCGGCGCCGGTGGCGGCGATCGAGGCGAAGACCAGGATGTGCATGTAGCCCCACAGGAACGAGCGGTCGCGGCGCCGCTCGAGCATGGTGGCCCACGGGATCGTGAAGTAGGTCCACCACTGGCCGAAGGTCAGGCCGATGCCGGCGGCGAGCAGAAGGATCGCGCCGAGGCTCCAGCCCAGCTCCGGCTCGTTGACGATCGCCGACATCACCGCGACGGTGCCGATCACGCCCTCGCCGAGGGTGATGATCGTCAGCAGGCCGTAGCGCTCGGCGATGTGGTCGGCGTGCCAGGGGGTGCCGCCGAAGCGACGCTCGGCCAGAAAGGGGCCGGTCAGCTCGATCACCATCGGCACGAGCATCGCCGCGAACGCGACCGGCACGCTGAGCGGAAGCACCGCGATCACGCACCAGAACACCTGTGCGACGAGGATGGTGGCGAGGTAGACCTGGTGCGCACCGCGCCGTGCCGGATCCTGACGCCATGCGCGCAGCCACTGGCCGCACAGCGCGACCCGCATCACGACGTACCCGGCGATCACGATCTCGTTGTGGAGACGGTCGCCGCCGTGGATGCTCTCGAAGAGCGTCGGCAGGCCGAGAGCCATGATGATCACGCCCACCATCTGCACCATCGTCAGCAGCCGGAACGCCCAGTCGTCGGTGTCGTAGGCCGAGGCCATCCAGGAGTAGTTGATCCAGGCCCAGCAGATCGCGAACGACGCGAAGGAGAACGCCGCGATCCCCGCCGCGATGTGCCCCTCCGCGAGCTGATGGGCGAGCTCGCTGCCGCTCACTCCGAAGGCCACGACGAAGGTGAGGTCGAAGAGCAGCTCCAGAGGCGTCGCGCTCCGATGCTCCTCGCGCGGGTCGCGTCCGGTCATCTGTCGCAGGCTGCTGGTTGAGTTCACCCTGGTGAGGATAGGACGTGGTACGGGTGGTCCGCCGGACGTCGGGCTACTTGGCGATCGCGCCGAGATGGACGTCGAGGCTCTCGGCCGAGAGCAGGTGGTTGATGACCACGGCGGCGCAGCCGACCATGCCGGTGGAGTCGGCGTGGGTGGAGGGGACGAAGGTCAGGTCGCGGGTGGCCAGGGCGGTCGACCGGGAGTAGACGGTCTCGCGTACGCCTGCGGTGTAGAGGTCGAAGGCACCGGCCATGTCGCCGCCGATGACGACGACCTCGGGGTTGAGCAGGTTGATCGCGATCGCCAGCACCTCGCCGAGCTGCCGCCCGGCCTCGCGCAGCAGACCCCGGGCGATGGCGTCGCCGGCGAGGGCCGCCGCGACGAGATCACGGATGTGGCCGGCGGAGACGCCGGAGTCGACCAGGCCCTGGGTCAGGGCCCAGCCCGCCGCGACCGTCTCCAGGCAGCCGGTCGCGCCGCAGCGGCAGGGGCGATCGCCGGCGGACTCGACCCGAGTGTGGCCGATCTCGCCGACGGCACCGGCGTGACCGCGCAGGACCCGGCCGTCGGCGATGACCGCCAGGCCGAGGCCGGTCGACGCCTTCACGACGAGCGCGTCGCGCGGGTGCAGTCCGCTGCCGAAGAGCTCGGCCGTGGCCAGCGCGTCGGTGTCGTTGACGAGCACCAGCGGGCCGTCGGTGAGCCGGTCGAAGTAGGGCGCGAGCGGGACGCCGTCCCAGCCTCGCATCACCGGTGAGTCGACCGAGACCAGGCGGACGGGGTCGACCACGCCCGGAAGGCTCATCCCGACGCCCAGAACCGGCGGCTCGATGCCCTCCAGGAGCCGCTCGAGCCGGTCGGTGACGTCGGGCATGAGGTCGTCGGCGGCGATGCCGACCTCGTGGTCACGCGTGTCGCCGGCGAGCTCGCGGCCGTCGAGGTCGAAGACGGCGAGCTGGCTCCGGGAGCGCCCGATCGCCACCGCCAGGACGACCCCGGCGTCGGCGTTGAAGCTCAGCGAGCCCGGGGGTCGGCCGCCGGTCGAGGCGAGCTCCTCCCCGGCGAGGATCAGCCCGGCCTCGACGAGGGCCGAGACCCGAGAGACCACAGCCGTACGCGACAGCCCGGTCGTCTTCTGCAGGTCGCTGCGAGTCAGGGCGCGGCCAGAGCGCACCAGAGCGAGTACGTCGGCGGTCGTTGTGGAGTCGGGCATGGGGCGAAGCGTACGCTACTTATGTCTTTCGTGTACTAAAGGTTTACTTGTATCGATCCAAAGATCGTGTCATTGTGTGCCAAAGCACACTGCCTTTGGAGGACCTGTGACTGCCGTTGCCCCTACCGTCGCCGACGTCACCGCTCGACTCGTCGAGCGTTCCGCCGCCACCCGTGCCGACTACCTGGCCCGCATCGCAGCCGCCCGGGCGACCGGGCCGGCCCGGGGCCGACTCGCGTGCAGCAACCTGGCCCACGGCTTCGCGGCCTCCACCGCTCCGGAGAAGGCCGAGCTCAAGATGGTCAGCCCCGCGGCGAAGCCCAACGTCGCGATCGTGACCTCCTACAACGACATGCTCTCCGCGCACGCGCCGTACGAGACCTACCCGCCGCTCCTCAAGGCCGCGGTCATGCGGGCCGGCGGGCTCGCGCAGGTCGCCGGTGGCGTACCCGCGATGTGCGACGGGATCACCCAGGGCCGCGACGGCATGCAGGTCTCCCTCTTCTCCCGCGACGTGATCGCGATGTCGGCCGGGATCGCCCTCTCGCACGACATGTTCGACGCCGCGCTGATGCTCGGCGTGTGCGACAAGATCGTGCCGGGCCTGCTGATCGGCGCGCTCTCCTTCGGTCACCTGCCGACCGTCTTCGTGCCGGCCGGTCCGATGTCCTCGGGCCTCCCCAACAAGGAGAAGGCCCGAGTCCGACAGCGGTACGCAGCGGGCGAGGCGACCCGTGAGGAGCTGCTCGAGGCCGAGGCCGCGAGCTACCACTCCCGCGGCACCTGCACCTTCTACGGCACCGCCAACTCCAACCAGCTCCTGATGGAGGTGCTCGGCCTGCACCTGCCGGGCTCGTCCTTCGCCTCCCCGGACACCCTGCTGCGCGCCGCGCTCAACCGCGCCGCCGCCGAGCGTGCCACCGAGCTGGCGTTGACCGGTGGCCCGGGCGTCGGCGAGATGATCGACGAGAAGTCGATCATCAACGCCTGTGTCGCGCTGCTGGCCTCAGGTGGCTCGACCAACCACACGCTCCACCTGGTCGCCATCGCCCGCGCTGCGGGGATTCAGCTGACCTGGTCCGACATCTCCGACCTGTCGCCGGTGGTGCCGCTGCTCAGCCGGATGTACCCCAACGGCTCCGCCGACGTGAACCACTTCCATGCGGCCGGCGGCGTCAGCTTCCTGATCCGTACGCTGCTCGAGGCCGGGCTGCTCCACGAGGACGTCACCACGATCCTCGGTCGGGGACTGTCGACCTACACCCAGGAGATGCGACTCACCAGCGACGGCGGCGAGGTCGAGCTGGTCGAGGGTGCCCCGGTGTCCGGTGATCTCGACGTGTTGCGCCCGGCCGACGACCCGTTCTCGCCCGACGGCGGCCTGCGGATGCTGACCGGCGAGCTCGGCACCGCGGTCATCAAGACCTCGGCGGTCGCGCCTGAGCACCGGCTGGTCTCCGCACCGGCGATGGTCTTCGACGACCAGGCCGACTTCCTCGCCGCCTTCTCCGAGGGTCGCCTCGATGGTCGCGACTTCGTCGCGGTGCTGCGCTACCAGGGCCCCGCGGCCAACGGGATGCCGGAGCTGCACAAGCTGACCCCGGCTCTCGGAGTGATGCAGGACCGCGGCCAAAAGGTCGCCATCGTCACCGACGGCCGGATGTCCGGGGCGTCGGGGAAGGTGCCCGCCGCCATCCACCTCACTCCCGAGGCCGCGCTCGGCGGACCGCTCGCCCGCGTGCTGGACGGTGACCTGATCACCGTGGACGCCGATTCCGGCGCCCTGACCATCGCGGTCGACCCCGACGAGTTCGCGCACCGCCCGACGACCGGCCGGGCGCCGCTCGACGCCGAGTGGCGCGGCACCGGACGCGAGCTCTTCGGCGCCTTCCGTGCCACTGTGGGTCCGGCCGACACCGGCGCGTCCGTCTTCGCCTTCGCCTCCGTCCAGCAGAGCCCGTCCTCACAGGAGAGCCCCGTCCATGTCTGACCTCACGTCCACCGACCTGCTCGACCTCTCCCCGGTGATCCCGGTCGTCGTCATCGAGACCCTCGACCAGGCGGTGCCCGTGGCCCGCGCCCTCGCCGAGGGCGGTGTGCCCCTGGTCGAGCTGACCCTGCGTACGCCGGTGGCGCTCGACGCCATCCGGGCCATCGCCGCCGAGGCGCCCGAGGTCGTGATCGGTGCCGGCACGGTGACCACTCCCGAGCTCGCGAAGGAGGCAGCCGCCGCCGGGGCCCAGTTCCTGGTCTCGCCGGGAGCCACGCCCACGCTGCTCGGCGCCATGCGCGACACCGGCCTGCCGTTCCTGCCCGGCACCGCCACCGTCTCCGAGGCCCTCGCGGTGCTCGAGACCGGTCACACCGCGATGAAGTTCTTCCCTGCCGAGGCCTCTGGCGGCGTGAAGTTCCTGGGGTCGCTGGCGTCGGTGCTGCCCGACGTACGTTTCTGCCCCACCGGTGGCATCTCGCTCGCCACCGCCCCCAGCTACCTCAGCCTCCACAACGTCGGCTGCGTCGGTGGCTCCTGGCTCACGCCCGCCGAGGCGCTCGCCTCCGGCGACTGGGACCGCGTGACCGCGCTGGCAGCAGCCACCGCCGCGCTCCGCTGACCCGAACCCCGCCGAGTCGGCGCGTTCGAACGCGCCGACTCGGCGGGGTCTTCGGTGAGAACGCGGCGGATCAGCGGTAGAGGAGGTACTGGCGGCGGGTCGCGTCGAAGGCTGCCAGCTCGTCTCGCCAGGCCGCCTCGACCTCGTCGCCGGTGGCACCGGCGTCGATCTGCGTACGGAGCCTGGTCGACCCGGTGAGCTTGTCGATCCAGAACGGGCGGACGGTGTCCCACGAGTCCTGGCGCCAGGCGAACTCGGGATAGAGCGCCTTCGCGGTGACCAGCATCTCGACGCCGGCGCGGACCGGGTCGAAGCGGTCGTGGTCCTGGATGGTGACCTGCACGCCACCGCAGACCTTGCCGGCGTGCTTGTTGACCGACGGGTTGAAGTAGGCCTCCCGGAAGGTGACGCCCGGAAGCCCGGCAGCCTCCAGCGCCTCGGCCCAGCGGTGGTCGACGAACGGCGCACCGATCAGCTCGAACGGCTTGGTGGTGCCGCGGCCCTCGGAGAGGTTGGTGCCCTCGAACATGCAGGTCCCGGGGTAGGCCAGCGCGGTGTCGGAGGTGGGCATGTTGGGGCTCGGCAGGACGAAGTCGAGTCCGGTGTCGGCGAACAATGTATTCCGCTTCCAGCCGGAGACCTGTACGACGTCGAGCTGGGCCAGGCGCCCGCCGGCGTGCTTCTCGAGGAGCTCGCCGTCGAAGTACCGGGCGAGCTCGCCGACCGACATCCCGTGCTGCTGGACGATCTCGCGCGCACCGACGCCCGAGGTGTACGCCGAGGTCATCATCGGGCCGCGAGCGGTCCCGCCCACGGGGTTGGGCCGGTCGAGGACCACGAAGCGCTTCTCGGTCGCCACGGCGGCCTGCATCGCCGTCCACATCGTCCAGATGTAGGTGTAGAACCGGGAGCCGACGTCCTGGATGTCGAAGACGACGGTCTCGACGTCGGCGGCCCTGAACAGCTCGGTCATCTTCGCGACGTTGGCGCCGTAGGCGTCATAGACGGTGAGACCGGTGCGCTCGTCGACGAAGGTGCCCTCGGACCCTCCGGCCTGTGCCGTGCCGCGGAAGCCGTGCTCCGGACCGAAGACGCCGGCGATCTGCACCGAGCCGGACTCGTGCATCTCGTCGACGATGTTGCGCAGGTTGCGGAGCACGCCGGTGGGGTTGGTGATGATGCCCACCCGTTCGCCCGACAGTGTCGACCAGCCGTCGGCGGCCGCGCGGTCGGCGCCTGGGGTGACCACCCGGCCCGGGCCGACCGGTGAGGCGGGGTTGGCGGATGCACCCGTTGGACCGGTGAGGAAGGGAGCTGCGGCGGCGCCGACGGCGGCGGCGCCGAGCAAGCGGCGGCGGTCGAACCGGGGAACTTCAGTGTTCATGGGGGACTCCTGTGCCGGGTGTGAGGATCACCTTGCAGGCTAGTCCTGGCCGCGCGGGTTGGGAGCCGAATTGCCCAGGCGGGTGGGGTCAGTCGCTTCCCCTGGTTTCCATGCGCAACGGGCCGCAAACACGCCGGTGGTGACGTGGGTGCGGGAATTTTTCGGATTTCTTCGAGGAACTGCAACATCGGTGCGTTTAGGTACGTAACAAGTACTGAAGGGTCTGATCCGGACCGAACTCGGGAGCGTCCATGTTGGGCAATGAGGCTGTAACGGCCTCGACGAGCAGTCGAGGCAATGGTGTACGCCGGACTGCGGCGGCTCGCCACGCCGGACCTGCGGCAGTGGCCGAACGTGTACGTGACGAGCAACGGATCCATGCGAGCGGCAGGACGCCGGGGGGCGTCGTTCGAATGGATCTACCACCGGGCGTGAGGCCGGCGAGTCGACAAAGACCGCCGATCCGCCCGGTCCGATGGGTGGGGCTATGAGCGTGACCAGGAACGCGCTCGCCCCGCTCGGCGGGACCCCGTCCGCGTCTGTCGCGATCCCCGGTGCGCTCGGGCGCCGGGGCTCGGGCGCTGACGGGGTCCCGCTTTCCTGAATCGTCCGACGATCTCCGTACGGAGGGACTCGGAGACCTGCGGCCCCGGCCGCGTAACTCAACTCAGGAGAACGCAATGAGCTCGAAGATCCTCGGGGGACTTCGGCGGTCGGTCGTGGTGACCCTCCTGGCTGGTGGCTTCATGGTCGCCGGTGCGGGGATCGCCTGCGCCGGCTCGCACTCTGCCGAACAAGGTGACGGCCCGGCCGCATCGCTGGCCGCGGCGGAGCCGATCAAGGCTCCGGACCGCGGACCGGTGGGTCCGGTGACGATCTCGGGAGCGGCCGCCGGGAACGACGCGGCCCTGACGGTCACGACGGACGGAACGACAGTGGTGGTCAGCGGCCGCGCTCACGTCGAGTCTCCGG
Coding sequences within:
- a CDS encoding ROK family transcriptional regulator, giving the protein MPDSTTTADVLALVRSGRALTRSDLQKTTGLSRTAVVSRVSALVEAGLILAGEELASTGGRPPGSLSFNADAGVVLAVAIGRSRSQLAVFDLDGRELAGDTRDHEVGIAADDLMPDVTDRLERLLEGIEPPVLGVGMSLPGVVDPVRLVSVDSPVMRGWDGVPLAPYFDRLTDGPLVLVNDTDALATAELFGSGLHPRDALVVKASTGLGLAVIADGRVLRGHAGAVGEIGHTRVESAGDRPCRCGATGCLETVAAGWALTQGLVDSGVSAGHIRDLVAAALAGDAIARGLLREAGRQLGEVLAIAINLLNPEVVVIGGDMAGAFDLYTAGVRETVYSRSTALATRDLTFVPSTHADSTGMVGCAAVVINHLLSAESLDVHLGAIAK
- the edd gene encoding phosphogluconate dehydratase, producing MTAVAPTVADVTARLVERSAATRADYLARIAAARATGPARGRLACSNLAHGFAASTAPEKAELKMVSPAAKPNVAIVTSYNDMLSAHAPYETYPPLLKAAVMRAGGLAQVAGGVPAMCDGITQGRDGMQVSLFSRDVIAMSAGIALSHDMFDAALMLGVCDKIVPGLLIGALSFGHLPTVFVPAGPMSSGLPNKEKARVRQRYAAGEATREELLEAEAASYHSRGTCTFYGTANSNQLLMEVLGLHLPGSSFASPDTLLRAALNRAAAERATELALTGGPGVGEMIDEKSIINACVALLASGGSTNHTLHLVAIARAAGIQLTWSDISDLSPVVPLLSRMYPNGSADVNHFHAAGGVSFLIRTLLEAGLLHEDVTTILGRGLSTYTQEMRLTSDGGEVELVEGAPVSGDLDVLRPADDPFSPDGGLRMLTGELGTAVIKTSAVAPEHRLVSAPAMVFDDQADFLAAFSEGRLDGRDFVAVLRYQGPAANGMPELHKLTPALGVMQDRGQKVAIVTDGRMSGASGKVPAAIHLTPEAALGGPLARVLDGDLITVDADSGALTIAVDPDEFAHRPTTGRAPLDAEWRGTGRELFGAFRATVGPADTGASVFAFASVQQSPSSQESPVHV
- the eda gene encoding bifunctional 4-hydroxy-2-oxoglutarate aldolase/2-dehydro-3-deoxy-phosphogluconate aldolase, with protein sequence MSDLTSTDLLDLSPVIPVVVIETLDQAVPVARALAEGGVPLVELTLRTPVALDAIRAIAAEAPEVVIGAGTVTTPELAKEAAAAGAQFLVSPGATPTLLGAMRDTGLPFLPGTATVSEALAVLETGHTAMKFFPAEASGGVKFLGSLASVLPDVRFCPTGGISLATAPSYLSLHNVGCVGGSWLTPAEALASGDWDRVTALAAATAALR
- a CDS encoding exo-beta-N-acetylmuramidase NamZ family protein, with the translated sequence MNTEVPRFDRRRLLGAAAVGAAAAPFLTGPTGASANPASPVGPGRVVTPGADRAAADGWSTLSGERVGIITNPTGVLRNLRNIVDEMHESGSVQIAGVFGPEHGFRGTAQAGGSEGTFVDERTGLTVYDAYGANVAKMTELFRAADVETVVFDIQDVGSRFYTYIWTMWTAMQAAVATEKRFVVLDRPNPVGGTARGPMMTSAYTSGVGAREIVQQHGMSVGELARYFDGELLEKHAGGRLAQLDVVQVSGWKRNTLFADTGLDFVLPSPNMPTSDTALAYPGTCMFEGTNLSEGRGTTKPFELIGAPFVDHRWAEALEAAGLPGVTFREAYFNPSVNKHAGKVCGGVQVTIQDHDRFDPVRAGVEMLVTAKALYPEFAWRQDSWDTVRPFWIDKLTGSTRLRTQIDAGATGDEVEAAWRDELAAFDATRRQYLLYR